Proteins found in one Triticum aestivum cultivar Chinese Spring chromosome 4D, IWGSC CS RefSeq v2.1, whole genome shotgun sequence genomic segment:
- the LOC123096584 gene encoding uncharacterized protein → MKRFPLYYPFRQSLSYLAHPALPISVTTSCIDLRSCRYLLCPRPPNADLRWRSSRPARPTHLHQSPSTQRTPGRMGNLHCTPFRRAPGGNSAPPLSLLHHQPSPRMTNQDEEVAAENLDRSQGAQIQQATGRRFKLCRNRINGTREEFVKHALVLMLVFFRALCLH, encoded by the exons ATGAAGCGTTTTCCTCTATATTATCCCTTCCGCCAATCGCTATCCTACCTCGCCCACCCCGCACTCCCGATCTCCGTCACCACCTCCTGCATCGACCTCCGCTCGTGCCGCTACCTCCTATGCCCCCGCCCCCCCAACGCCGACCTCCGGTGGCGCTCCTCCCGTCCTGCACGCCCAACGCATCTTCACCAGAGCCCCTCCACGCAGAGAACGCCGGGGCGCATGGGGAACCTCCATTGCACTCCCTTCCGACGGGCGCCCGGTGGTAACTCAGCTCCTCCCCTCTCTCTTCTTCACCACCAACCGAGCCCACGAATGACGAACCAAGACGAGGAGGTGGCGGCTGAAAATTTGGATCGCTCACAGGGTGCACAGATCCAACAAGCGACGGGGCGGCGCTTCAAGCTCTGCAG GAATAGGATTAATGGCACGCGAGAAGAATTCGTCAAACACGCTCTCGTCCTGAT GTTAGTTTTTTTTCGTGCCCTATGCCTCCATTGA